Proteins co-encoded in one Kutzneria chonburiensis genomic window:
- a CDS encoding SDR family oxidoreductase, whose product MTGVLAMDLQLRGKTALVTGASRGIGLAVVRALVDEGVRVVAAARNVGGELAELPVETVAVDLATVEGAAGVVDEAIERVGGIDILVNNVGLVHPRLNGFAEVTDDEWLATFNLDLMSAIRTTRAALPSLIERAGSIVTVTSINATLPTPTVVDYSAAKAACLSTFKALARELGPQGVRVNTVSPGPVSTDLWLGKGGVAATVAGADGDPQAVAATAAADAPTGRFTRPEEFGDLVAFLASGRVGNLTGADIIIDGGLNPVM is encoded by the coding sequence ATGACGGGAGTGCTGGCGATGGATCTTCAGCTGCGGGGCAAGACGGCGCTGGTCACGGGGGCGAGCCGGGGGATCGGGCTGGCGGTGGTGCGCGCGCTGGTCGACGAAGGGGTGCGGGTGGTGGCGGCCGCCCGGAACGTGGGCGGGGAGTTGGCGGAGCTGCCGGTGGAGACGGTGGCGGTCGACCTCGCGACCGTGGAGGGCGCGGCGGGGGTGGTGGACGAGGCGATCGAACGGGTCGGCGGGATCGACATCCTGGTCAACAACGTCGGGCTGGTGCACCCCCGGTTGAACGGTTTTGCCGAGGTGACCGACGATGAGTGGCTGGCGACGTTCAACCTGGACCTGATGTCGGCGATCCGCACGACCAGGGCGGCGCTGCCGTCGCTGATCGAACGGGCGGGTTCGATCGTCACCGTGACCTCGATCAACGCAACCCTGCCGACGCCGACGGTGGTCGACTACAGCGCGGCCAAAGCGGCCTGCCTGAGCACCTTCAAGGCGCTGGCCCGGGAGTTGGGGCCGCAGGGCGTACGGGTGAACACGGTCAGCCCTGGCCCGGTCTCGACGGACCTGTGGCTGGGCAAGGGCGGCGTGGCCGCGACGGTCGCCGGCGCGGACGGTGACCCCCAAGCAGTGGCGGCCACGGCGGCGGCGGACGCGCCAACCGGCCGGTTCACCCGGCCCGAGGAGTTCGGCGACCTGGTCGCGTTCCTGGCCAGCGGCCGGGTCGGCAACCTGACCGGCGCGGACATCATCATCGACGGCGGCCTCAACCCGGTCATGTGA
- a CDS encoding S1 RNA-binding domain-containing protein has product MDRTSDEREFLATLIIGDIVEGTVVPDDRREAAVVLDGFPARPLAWVGALDLSWQRRRVLEVGERIIAEVMRVDLDRGVQLSTAATENPELWAFLKARQAGEVLTGTVAAIEPFGVFVALDDGPPHPIYPGVGFVTHPELAWGRIEATTDVVQVGQRVQGEFLVFDTYNGEARLSLKALEPNPFLDLTVGQEFLGRVTKVLPLGVFVAIRDRVEGLVRDLDPMPAVGDEIQVTVVAVDLSKVLLRPTASSGLLDE; this is encoded by the coding sequence GTGGACCGCACATCGGACGAACGGGAGTTCTTGGCAACACTGATAATCGGCGACATCGTCGAAGGCACGGTGGTGCCCGATGATCGCCGCGAGGCAGCCGTCGTGCTGGACGGCTTCCCCGCCCGGCCATTGGCGTGGGTGGGCGCACTGGACCTTTCTTGGCAGCGACGCCGGGTCCTTGAGGTCGGTGAGCGGATCATCGCCGAGGTGATGCGCGTAGATCTCGACCGCGGCGTGCAGCTTTCCACCGCCGCCACCGAGAACCCGGAGCTCTGGGCGTTTCTGAAGGCCCGCCAGGCCGGCGAGGTCCTGACCGGCACCGTGGCGGCAATCGAGCCGTTCGGCGTGTTCGTCGCCCTGGACGACGGTCCCCCACACCCGATCTATCCCGGCGTCGGTTTCGTCACCCATCCCGAGCTGGCCTGGGGCCGCATCGAGGCGACGACCGATGTGGTGCAGGTCGGCCAGCGCGTGCAGGGCGAGTTCCTAGTCTTCGACACGTACAACGGCGAGGCCCGGCTGTCACTGAAGGCGCTCGAGCCAAACCCCTTCCTCGACCTCACGGTCGGCCAGGAATTCCTGGGCAGGGTCACAAAAGTGTTGCCACTAGGGGTGTTCGTGGCGATCAGGGACCGCGTCGAGGGGCTGGTCCGTGATCTCGACCCGATGCCGGCGGTCGGCGATGAGATCCAGGTGACCGTCGTGGCGGTCGACCTGTCGAAGGTGCTGCTCAGACCGACAGCATCTTCTGGATTGCTTGACGAGTGA
- a CDS encoding bifunctional 3-(3-hydroxy-phenyl)propionate/3-hydroxycinnamic acid hydroxylase yields MAPVVVVGAGPTGLTVAALLARRGVDCLVLDRRPAPHEQPRAVHLDDEAHAILNSVGVDFASISWPGQGLRLLDANLRVLAEFRRSSAAGRHGFPEANMFDQPDLERLLHKKVTVVHGVEVTEITQHGDHVRVNGERADYVLGCDGANSFVRKAIGARMQDLGFAQRWLVVDIDSNADLGQWDGVHQVCDTRRAATYMRVGRSRYRWEFRLRDGETADDYRDLDRLRPLIAPWTTVEDLSLRRVAEYTFRAQIADKWRDNRVFLLGDAAHLTPPFIGQGLGAGLRDAANLAWKLAAVHKGELPASVLDTYQIERRPHVRTMIRLAKLLGAAMTEGGEVGNLLRRVLMPRLHLVPGLRNRVLSSETPALRRSELVLRPRFSRSLAGTLCPGFMPDRITVVTAESHPRLADWLRQGKARAAVIRPDGIVLQA; encoded by the coding sequence ATGGCGCCGGTCGTGGTGGTCGGGGCGGGGCCGACGGGCCTGACCGTCGCAGCGCTGCTCGCCCGGCGCGGCGTCGACTGCCTCGTGCTGGACCGCCGGCCAGCGCCGCACGAGCAGCCTCGGGCCGTGCATCTGGACGACGAGGCCCATGCGATCTTGAACTCCGTCGGCGTCGACTTCGCGTCGATTTCGTGGCCAGGTCAGGGTTTGCGGCTGCTCGACGCGAATCTGCGCGTGTTGGCCGAGTTCCGCCGCTCCTCGGCAGCCGGCCGGCACGGCTTTCCCGAGGCCAATATGTTCGACCAGCCGGATCTGGAACGCTTGCTGCATAAGAAAGTCACGGTGGTCCACGGCGTCGAGGTCACGGAGATCACCCAGCACGGTGATCACGTCCGCGTCAACGGAGAACGGGCTGACTACGTGCTCGGCTGCGACGGCGCGAACAGCTTCGTGCGCAAGGCAATCGGCGCTCGCATGCAGGATCTCGGCTTCGCGCAACGGTGGCTGGTCGTGGACATCGACAGCAACGCGGATCTGGGGCAGTGGGACGGCGTGCACCAGGTCTGCGACACGCGCCGCGCGGCAACGTACATGCGCGTCGGCCGGTCCCGCTACCGCTGGGAATTCCGGCTCCGTGACGGCGAGACCGCCGACGACTACCGGGATCTGGACCGGTTGCGGCCCTTGATCGCGCCGTGGACAACGGTCGAGGACCTGAGCCTGCGGCGGGTGGCCGAGTACACCTTCCGGGCCCAGATCGCCGACAAGTGGCGTGACAACCGGGTTTTCCTGCTCGGCGACGCCGCCCACCTGACGCCGCCGTTCATCGGCCAGGGACTCGGCGCGGGCCTGCGCGACGCGGCCAACCTGGCCTGGAAGCTCGCCGCCGTCCACAAGGGAGAGTTGCCGGCCTCGGTGCTCGACACGTACCAGATCGAGCGACGGCCGCATGTTCGGACGATGATCCGCCTGGCCAAGCTGCTCGGTGCCGCGATGACCGAGGGCGGCGAGGTCGGCAACCTGCTTCGGCGCGTCCTGATGCCGCGCCTGCATCTGGTGCCGGGGCTGAGGAATCGGGTGCTCAGCAGCGAAACCCCGGCCCTGCGCCGCTCGGAACTCGTGCTACGGCCTCGATTTAGTCGCAGCTTGGCCGGAACCCTGTGCCCTGGCTTCATGCCTGACCGGATCACCGTCGTGACCGCCGAGTCGCATCCTCGGCTCGCCGATTGGCTGCGTCAGGGGAAGGCCCGCGCCGCCGTGATCCGCCCCGACGGGATTGTCCTTCAGGCGTAG
- a CDS encoding TetR/AcrR family transcriptional regulator has product MTQGRRERKKEATRRALSDAATRLFLARGFDKVTVAEIAEAADTAVSTLFAHFPAGKEALVLGDGEERGRSLTAAVRERGDRSVLDALRDFLATRGPFEADPETRPVVELVANTPALRAYARRMWTDNEAALAEVIAAETGREADVSLRLVARYVLEIPDLAGTAEDAPAALDIAFEHLKRGWPGL; this is encoded by the coding sequence ATGACGCAGGGGCGGCGCGAACGCAAGAAAGAGGCCACCCGGAGAGCGCTCTCCGACGCGGCCACGCGGCTGTTCCTGGCTCGCGGCTTCGACAAGGTGACGGTGGCGGAGATCGCCGAGGCGGCCGACACAGCCGTGTCGACCCTGTTCGCGCACTTCCCGGCGGGCAAGGAGGCACTGGTCCTCGGCGACGGTGAGGAGCGCGGCCGGTCGCTGACGGCGGCCGTGAGGGAACGCGGCGACCGGTCGGTCCTCGACGCGCTACGGGACTTCCTCGCGACCCGCGGTCCTTTCGAAGCCGACCCGGAGACACGGCCCGTCGTCGAACTCGTGGCCAACACGCCGGCTTTGCGGGCCTACGCCCGTCGCATGTGGACGGACAACGAGGCCGCGTTGGCCGAGGTGATCGCGGCCGAGACCGGGCGCGAGGCCGACGTGTCGCTGCGGCTGGTCGCCCGCTACGTGCTGGAGATCCCCGACCTGGCTGGCACCGCCGAGGACGCCCCGGCCGCGCTGGACATCGCGTTCGAGCATCTCAAGCGCGGCTGGCCGGGCCTCTGA